One genomic region from Pirellulales bacterium encodes:
- a CDS encoding Hpt domain-containing protein: MSIPPTKSGASASTFDDDVLDLEDLKARCLGNLDLVERVLTKFAGQLDRDLEELESAVRTGDASMAAQLAHRIKGIAASVAARTLFEDAAVAEQRALDNDLGRLPDQLHRLQTDRIKLVETLERSGRRLP; encoded by the coding sequence ATGTCGATCCCCCCCACCAAGTCCGGCGCTTCGGCAAGCACCTTCGACGACGACGTGCTCGACCTGGAGGATCTCAAGGCGCGTTGCCTGGGCAACCTGGACCTGGTCGAACGGGTGCTCACAAAGTTCGCCGGTCAACTGGACCGCGATCTGGAAGAGCTCGAGAGCGCGGTTCGTACGGGCGACGCCTCGATGGCCGCACAACTGGCGCATCGTATTAAAGGCATCGCCGCCAGCGTGGCCGCCCGGACATTGTTCGAGGACGCTGCCGTGGCCGAGCAGCGCGCGTTGGACAACGATCTTGGCCGGCTGCCCGACCAACTGCACCGCCTGCAAACCGATCGGATCAAGCTCGTCGAAACCTTGGAACGCAGCGGACGACGCTTGCCATAA
- a CDS encoding enoyl-CoA hydratase/isomerase family protein, producing MSEPLITTRTEGVTRIVTINRSEKRNALTPQMLSDLAAAVAAVDREPEIRAVVVAGAGPIFSAGIDVMSLGESQGSAGELNPARWLRRFAGDLQHALDTIENTEVPVIGALHGQVIGMGLELTLSFDLRVAADDCKFAIPESRMGLVADVGGTTRLSRVVGPSRAKDMLLTARSIDAAEALQWGLVNRVAPAAELLPAALKLAEQIAQNAPLAVGMAKLIVDQGDGLDKRTQMALERWAQSQLITTGDVQEAVMAFMSKRPAKFQGK from the coding sequence ATGAGCGAGCCATTGATTACCACGCGCACCGAAGGCGTCACGCGGATCGTGACAATCAACCGCTCGGAAAAACGCAACGCGCTGACGCCGCAGATGCTCTCCGATCTGGCAGCCGCCGTCGCCGCTGTCGATCGAGAGCCCGAGATTCGCGCCGTCGTCGTTGCGGGAGCGGGGCCGATCTTTTCGGCCGGCATTGATGTCATGTCGCTGGGTGAAAGCCAGGGCTCGGCCGGCGAATTGAATCCGGCCCGCTGGTTGCGCCGATTCGCAGGGGATCTGCAACATGCTCTGGACACGATCGAGAACACCGAGGTGCCCGTGATCGGCGCGCTGCACGGCCAGGTGATCGGCATGGGGCTGGAATTGACATTATCGTTCGACTTGCGCGTCGCGGCCGATGACTGCAAGTTCGCCATACCCGAATCGCGCATGGGCCTGGTGGCTGATGTCGGCGGCACGACACGATTGAGCCGCGTCGTGGGCCCCAGCCGCGCGAAAGACATGCTGCTGACCGCGCGCTCGATCGACGCGGCCGAAGCTTTGCAATGGGGGCTCGTGAATCGCGTGGCGCCGGCCGCCGAGCTGTTGCCCGCGGCTCTGAAACTGGCCGAGCAAATCGCGCAGAACGCCCCCTTGGCCGTAGGTATGGCGAAGCTGATCGTCGATCAGGGCGATGGCCTCGACAAACGAACGCAGATGGCGCTCGAGCGCTGGGCGCAGAGTCAGCTGATCACCACTGGCGACGTGCAGGAAGCGGTGATGGCTTTCATGTCGAAGCGGCCGGCCAAGTTTCAAGGAAAATAA
- the folD gene encoding bifunctional methylenetetrahydrofolate dehydrogenase/methenyltetrahydrofolate cyclohydrolase FolD, with translation MSATILDGKALAQKIQAELAEQVADFIENNAVVPCLTAVLVGHNPASEVYVRNKRNACGRLGIDGRLERLPAEASINDLLKLVAQLNKAEDVHGILVQLPLPPGLDATRVLHAVSPLKDVDCFHPENVGRLVQGRPRFLPCTPHGVQQLLVRNDVEIAGRRVVILGRSDIVGKPLANMLMQRGPGADATVTVCHTRTKNLAEITRQADILVAAIGQARFVTADMVKPGAVVIDVGMNRSEEKLVGDVDFEAVREVAGMITPVPGGVGPLTITMLLENTLAAARLQQT, from the coding sequence GTGAGCGCGACGATTCTGGACGGCAAGGCACTGGCGCAGAAAATCCAGGCGGAGCTGGCAGAACAAGTCGCTGATTTCATCGAAAACAATGCTGTCGTGCCCTGCCTCACCGCCGTGCTCGTTGGCCACAACCCGGCGAGCGAGGTTTACGTCCGCAACAAGCGGAACGCGTGCGGGCGGCTTGGGATCGACGGCCGGCTCGAGCGATTGCCTGCCGAGGCCTCGATCAACGACCTTCTCAAGCTGGTCGCGCAGCTTAACAAGGCCGAAGACGTACACGGAATCCTCGTGCAGCTCCCTTTGCCCCCAGGGCTCGACGCTACGCGCGTTTTGCACGCGGTCAGCCCCTTGAAGGATGTGGATTGCTTCCATCCGGAGAATGTCGGCCGCCTGGTGCAGGGGCGCCCACGCTTCCTACCATGCACGCCGCACGGCGTGCAGCAGTTGCTCGTTCGCAATGACGTCGAGATCGCCGGACGGCGCGTGGTGATCCTGGGGCGCAGCGATATCGTGGGCAAGCCGCTGGCCAACATGCTCATGCAACGTGGGCCAGGCGCTGACGCTACGGTGACCGTCTGCCACACGCGGACGAAGAATCTTGCCGAAATCACGCGCCAGGCCGACATTCTGGTCGCCGCCATCGGCCAGGCTCGCTTCGTCACGGCCGACATGGTCAAGCCTGGCGCGGTAGTTATCGACGTCGGCATGAACCGCAGCGAAGAAAAGCTCGTGGGCGATGTCGATTTCGAAGCCGTGCGCGAAGTGGCCGGCATGATCACGCCCGTTCCCGGCGGCGTCGGCCCTCTCACCATCACGATGCTGCTGGAAAATACGCTTGCCGCAGCGCGCCTGCAGCAGACATGA
- a CDS encoding NADPH-dependent assimilatory sulfite reductase hemoprotein subunit, with amino-acid sequence MAEEKLSPVEIIKSGSHYLRGDVARELVDENDHFGKDSTQLLKFHGTYQQDDRDARAAGRAEGALRAGGKEYSFMVRTKIPGGKLTSKQLLEELDLCDEIGNTTLRITTRQGLQLHGVLKSHLKEAIRRINEVQLSTLAACGDVERNIMCCPAPHRHDPVHDEMQALADRLAVHLCPRSTAYHEIWLTDHGTGEETLVGGGANGHEVEPIYGPTYLPRKFKTAIGLPGDNCVDLYANDLGLMAIARDGRIVGYNVLVGGSFGVTPSAKKTFPAVAKRMAFVTPDQVVDVATAIIKVQRDNGNRADRKVARMKYLIADWGLEKFKAKVEEYYGAPLPGPEPDDVTGFDDHLGWHEQGDGLWFYGLNVENGRILDNETLQLKTALREICRRFAPGIRLTSHQSLLFTDVAEANRGAIEQILRDHGVKLSSDISAVRRWSMACVAWPTCGLSITEAERALPGVIDELEVELARLGLSQEVFTVRMTGCPNGCARPYNSDVGLVGKAAGKYTVLLGGRLLGDRLNVIYKDMVPGEELVSTLVPVLTYFKQDRQPGETFGDFCHRKGVANVQQWAAEFASQASV; translated from the coding sequence ATGGCGGAAGAAAAACTCAGTCCTGTTGAGATCATCAAATCGGGTAGTCATTACCTGCGCGGCGACGTTGCTCGTGAATTGGTCGACGAGAATGACCACTTCGGCAAGGACAGCACGCAGCTGCTGAAGTTTCACGGAACCTACCAGCAGGACGATCGCGATGCCCGTGCCGCGGGGCGCGCCGAAGGGGCGTTGCGCGCCGGCGGCAAGGAATACAGCTTCATGGTCCGGACGAAAATTCCGGGCGGCAAGCTGACCAGCAAGCAATTGCTCGAAGAACTCGATCTGTGCGACGAGATTGGCAACACGACGCTGCGCATCACGACGCGCCAGGGGCTACAACTGCACGGCGTTTTGAAGAGTCATCTAAAAGAGGCGATCCGTCGCATCAACGAAGTGCAGCTTTCGACGCTGGCGGCTTGCGGCGACGTCGAACGAAATATCATGTGTTGCCCGGCGCCGCATCGGCACGACCCGGTCCATGACGAGATGCAGGCGCTGGCCGATCGGCTGGCGGTGCATCTTTGCCCGCGCTCGACGGCGTATCACGAAATCTGGCTCACCGACCATGGGACCGGCGAAGAGACGCTCGTCGGCGGCGGCGCGAATGGGCACGAAGTCGAGCCAATTTACGGCCCCACCTATTTGCCGCGCAAATTCAAGACCGCGATCGGCCTGCCGGGCGATAATTGCGTGGACCTGTACGCCAATGATCTAGGGTTGATGGCGATCGCGCGCGACGGACGTATCGTGGGGTACAACGTACTCGTCGGCGGCAGTTTTGGAGTCACGCCCAGCGCGAAGAAAACGTTCCCGGCGGTCGCCAAGCGGATGGCCTTTGTCACGCCCGACCAGGTCGTGGACGTGGCCACCGCCATCATCAAGGTGCAACGCGACAACGGCAATCGCGCGGACCGCAAGGTCGCGCGGATGAAGTACCTGATCGCCGATTGGGGCCTGGAAAAGTTCAAGGCCAAGGTCGAAGAGTATTACGGCGCACCCCTCCCCGGGCCCGAGCCCGATGACGTGACGGGCTTCGACGATCACTTGGGCTGGCATGAGCAGGGAGACGGCCTGTGGTTCTACGGCTTGAACGTCGAGAACGGACGCATCCTTGATAATGAAACGCTGCAGCTGAAGACGGCGCTGCGTGAGATTTGCCGCCGCTTTGCCCCCGGTATCCGTTTGACCTCGCACCAGAGTCTGCTATTTACCGACGTGGCGGAAGCCAACCGCGGCGCGATCGAGCAAATCCTGCGCGATCACGGCGTAAAGCTTTCGAGCGATATTTCGGCGGTCCGCCGCTGGTCGATGGCCTGCGTCGCCTGGCCCACCTGCGGGCTGTCGATCACCGAGGCCGAGCGTGCGCTGCCGGGCGTTATCGACGAACTGGAAGTCGAGCTGGCGCGGCTGGGCCTGTCGCAAGAGGTCTTCACGGTGCGCATGACCGGTTGCCCGAACGGTTGCGCACGCCCCTATAACTCGGACGTGGGCCTGGTGGGTAAAGCTGCCGGGAAATACACCGTGCTCTTGGGCGGGCGTCTGCTCGGCGATCGCTTGAACGTGATCTACAAGGACATGGTTCCGGGCGAGGAACTGGTCAGCACGCTGGTGCCGGTGCTCACGTATTTCAAGCAGGACCGGCAGCCAGGCGAGACCTTCGGCGATTTCTGCCATCGCAAGGGAGTCGCGAACGTGCAGCAGTGGGCCGCCGAATTTGCAAGCCAGGCGTCCGTCTAA
- a CDS encoding isoprenylcysteine carboxylmethyltransferase family protein, with protein sequence MPASGRVTLGKLKMKSLAFRALRGWVFFQVFLALLLCLSAGTLFSWPIWAYWLLFGISTAATTIYFLKHDPGLVERRMAVGPAAEKRPTQKAIQTATSIALCTLYIAAGLDIRFGWSTVPVAVVVLGDVLVAVSFFILFVVFRQNSFAAATVELQPEQRVISTGLYGYVRHPMYTDSIVLFAGTALALGSYVALIPAVLLTLLIAARLVDEERFLCANLAGYEDYRRQVRYRLIPGLW encoded by the coding sequence GTGCCCGCCAGCGGCCGCGTCACGTTGGGCAAGTTGAAAATGAAAAGCCTTGCGTTTCGAGCGCTGCGCGGCTGGGTTTTCTTCCAGGTGTTTCTCGCGTTGCTTTTGTGCCTGTCAGCCGGCACGCTTTTCTCGTGGCCAATCTGGGCCTATTGGCTGCTCTTTGGAATCTCGACAGCCGCGACGACGATCTACTTTCTGAAGCACGATCCAGGCCTCGTCGAGCGCCGCATGGCGGTTGGTCCCGCTGCTGAAAAACGGCCGACGCAGAAAGCCATCCAAACGGCCACGAGTATCGCGCTTTGCACCTTGTACATCGCAGCTGGGCTGGACATTCGCTTCGGATGGTCGACCGTCCCCGTCGCGGTGGTCGTCCTGGGGGACGTGCTGGTTGCGGTATCGTTCTTCATCCTCTTCGTCGTCTTCCGCCAGAATAGTTTTGCCGCCGCAACCGTCGAGCTGCAGCCTGAGCAGCGTGTGATATCGACCGGGCTGTATGGCTACGTCAGACACCCCATGTACACCGACTCGATTGTTCTGTTTGCGGGTACCGCATTAGCGCTCGGCTCTTACGTGGCGCTCATCCCGGCTGTGCTGCTCACGTTGCTGATCGCCGCGCGGCTGGTCGATGAGGAGCGGTTTCTGTGTGCTAACCTGGCGGGATACGAAGATTATCGCCGCCAGGTGCGCTACCGCCTGATCCCCGGATTATGGTAG
- a CDS encoding phosphatidylglycerophosphatase A: MSQHSPSSGQVPILGRLAVWVATGFGVGFLPASPGTFGSVLGLPLAWGLQQLPGPTWYAVGLAVLAVAGVPICAYAARHLGGHHDPGSVVFDEIVGMAATLFLFDANSAVTLAAAFILFRFFDILKPTPVREVERLAHGWGIMGDDLVAAVYANLALRLLGWTLRSVVPELSPLI; the protein is encoded by the coding sequence ATGAGCCAACATTCTCCCTCGTCAGGGCAGGTTCCGATTCTCGGCCGTCTTGCGGTTTGGGTGGCGACCGGCTTTGGCGTTGGGTTTCTGCCAGCTTCGCCCGGAACCTTTGGCAGCGTGCTGGGCCTGCCGCTGGCTTGGGGCCTGCAACAATTGCCGGGCCCGACATGGTATGCCGTGGGGCTCGCGGTCTTGGCTGTCGCCGGCGTTCCGATCTGTGCTTACGCGGCTCGACACTTGGGCGGGCATCACGATCCCGGCTCCGTCGTTTTCGACGAGATCGTGGGCATGGCGGCGACACTATTCCTGTTCGACGCCAATAGTGCGGTCACCCTGGCGGCTGCGTTCATCTTGTTCCGATTCTTCGATATCCTCAAGCCCACTCCCGTCCGCGAGGTCGAGCGGCTTGCCCATGGCTGGGGCATCATGGGGGACGACCTGGTGGCGGCCGTTTATGCGAACCTGGCCCTCCGGCTGCTCGGCTGGACACTTCGCTCGGTCGTTCCCGAGCTATCCCCTCTAATATGA